The following are encoded in a window of Roseimaritima ulvae genomic DNA:
- a CDS encoding O-antigen ligase family protein — MAKRRAVTNASQPAGRSSAARSSATSGRRASTPGGRRAGASANESSSVTAAFRWPLLAALAAAMLAGLLALATHWPVDSVAVERGAAVYHCALSLFAASLAWLAIPCPEQSASGLRRTGWAIDLAAWSLAAWIGISAWALSGGIELRMAVNEFWVWAAAAGCFTAARRLFGSPRSRRTVVLLVVLSAALLATHGWHQLLISLPADRARYAAEPEAVLREAGVDAPPGSAQRMIFENRLADGGPIATFALTNSLAGLLVPAWLLVVGILLSQWAKLTLASRCGFGIAVLLIGSLMLRTNSRSAVGAVVLVSIAWLMFAILREGGAVRRRVDGRTWRALAGIALLTAVGLAGYVATNRELTERAWASLSVRGQYWRSTAAMVADSPWFGCGPGNFQSAYEAYRDLEASEQPADPHNVVMETAAAGGVPATLLLLGLVALIVLRSRQLGRSESVQTADALDAHAAAVPADEDAFAGEDVVDRRARALGVGYAGGWIVVWLLGLVIVQAPDFGAHLWAIPISLGTVGLTLRWWRGGRLPRWVVQGAVAGLVLHLMLSGGWTILGVAVPLWLLAGMMLAEDCTATGEEAGQGAVTIPGGRWTVGIAAATVLLTFFWTELRPVSGASRWGMQATAARQSGSVEQAAQAYRLAIEADPWDSAPRAGLADLYRRVLLRQDTAELRQGMEAAAAAARQAAPGDPSLLAFLGEMRLHLYQRWGEEDDLRAAAKLYQQAAANAPANERLAAQLALIYEALGDPQAAQWADRARSLTTAGGHIERALHRVTILPVEVVGQAAAERPRQDTADNWLPNPMPAKTVDSS; from the coding sequence GTGGCGAAAAGACGAGCCGTAACAAACGCATCGCAACCCGCCGGTCGGTCCTCTGCCGCGCGGTCATCCGCGACGAGTGGCAGGCGAGCATCCACGCCGGGCGGCAGGCGAGCGGGCGCGTCGGCCAACGAATCGAGTTCGGTTACGGCTGCGTTCCGCTGGCCGTTGTTGGCGGCTCTGGCCGCGGCGATGTTGGCGGGCCTGTTAGCGCTCGCTACGCATTGGCCGGTCGACAGTGTGGCGGTGGAACGCGGAGCCGCGGTGTATCACTGTGCGTTGTCACTGTTCGCCGCCAGTCTGGCTTGGTTAGCCATCCCTTGCCCGGAGCAATCGGCCAGCGGCCTCCGTCGCACGGGCTGGGCGATTGATTTGGCCGCCTGGAGCTTGGCGGCCTGGATCGGGATCAGCGCGTGGGCTCTGTCGGGAGGCATTGAGTTGCGGATGGCGGTGAACGAATTCTGGGTGTGGGCGGCTGCGGCCGGTTGTTTTACCGCCGCCCGGCGATTGTTCGGCAGCCCGAGATCGCGACGGACGGTCGTGTTGTTGGTGGTGTTGTCAGCCGCTTTGCTGGCCACACATGGTTGGCATCAGTTGTTGATCAGTCTGCCAGCCGACCGAGCTCGATACGCCGCCGAGCCGGAAGCGGTGCTGCGTGAAGCCGGCGTGGACGCGCCGCCGGGGTCTGCCCAACGGATGATCTTTGAAAACCGGCTGGCCGATGGGGGCCCGATCGCGACCTTTGCGTTGACCAATTCCCTGGCCGGGTTGTTGGTGCCGGCCTGGTTGTTGGTGGTGGGGATTCTTCTGTCGCAATGGGCAAAGTTAACGCTTGCCTCGCGCTGCGGTTTCGGCATCGCGGTGCTGTTAATTGGATCGCTGATGCTGCGGACCAACAGCCGTTCGGCGGTAGGAGCCGTGGTGTTGGTTTCGATCGCTTGGCTGATGTTTGCGATTCTCCGCGAGGGTGGAGCGGTACGGCGACGCGTGGACGGCCGCACATGGCGAGCACTGGCGGGGATTGCGTTGTTGACCGCCGTGGGGCTGGCAGGTTATGTGGCCACCAATCGCGAACTGACCGAACGCGCCTGGGCATCGCTGTCGGTTCGCGGGCAGTACTGGCGGAGCACGGCAGCGATGGTGGCCGATTCACCCTGGTTCGGATGTGGGCCGGGGAATTTCCAGTCCGCCTACGAAGCCTATCGTGATCTTGAGGCCAGTGAGCAACCGGCTGACCCTCACAACGTGGTGATGGAAACCGCCGCGGCCGGAGGCGTTCCGGCGACCTTGTTGCTGTTGGGCTTGGTTGCATTGATCGTGTTGCGTTCACGGCAGCTGGGCCGCAGCGAATCGGTTCAGACCGCGGATGCTCTCGACGCTCATGCGGCTGCCGTCCCGGCCGATGAGGACGCGTTTGCTGGCGAAGACGTGGTGGACCGCCGCGCCCGCGCCTTGGGCGTGGGCTACGCGGGCGGCTGGATAGTGGTCTGGCTGCTGGGCTTGGTGATCGTTCAGGCTCCGGATTTTGGTGCCCACCTGTGGGCCATCCCCATCTCGCTGGGCACCGTGGGGCTGACCCTGCGATGGTGGCGTGGCGGACGGCTGCCGCGTTGGGTCGTGCAAGGCGCTGTGGCTGGACTGGTGCTGCACTTAATGTTGTCGGGGGGCTGGACGATTCTCGGCGTCGCGGTGCCGCTGTGGTTGCTGGCCGGGATGATGTTGGCCGAGGATTGCACGGCGACTGGCGAGGAAGCGGGGCAAGGGGCGGTCACGATTCCTGGCGGACGGTGGACGGTCGGGATTGCGGCCGCCACGGTCTTGCTGACGTTTTTCTGGACCGAATTGCGGCCGGTTTCGGGAGCCAGCCGGTGGGGGATGCAGGCCACGGCGGCCCGGCAGAGCGGGAGTGTCGAGCAAGCGGCGCAGGCGTATCGGCTAGCCATCGAAGCCGACCCCTGGGATTCGGCGCCTCGGGCGGGGTTGGCCGATCTATATCGTCGGGTCTTGTTGCGGCAGGACACTGCGGAGCTGCGGCAGGGGATGGAAGCGGCCGCCGCCGCGGCTCGACAGGCGGCTCCCGGCGATCCTTCGTTGCTGGCCTTCCTGGGCGAGATGCGTTTGCACCTGTACCAACGGTGGGGCGAAGAGGACGATTTGCGAGCGGCGGCGAAACTGTATCAGCAGGCCGCCGCCAACGCTCCGGCCAACGAACGCTTGGCCGCCCAACTGGCTCTGATCTACGAAGCTCTGGGCGACCCACAAGCCGCCCAGTGGGCTGATCGAGCCCGCTCGCTAACGACTGCCGGGGGGCACATCGAGCGAGCTTTGCACCGAGTCACGATTTTGCCGGTGGAAGTTGTCGGGCAAGCCGCCGCGGAACGCCCGCGTCAGGACACCGCCGACAACTGGCTGCCGAACCCAATGCCCGCCAAAACCGTAGATAGCAGCTGA
- a CDS encoding DUF1501 domain-containing protein: MTKLNRRKLLLNGAGGLGGIALASMLHDQGLLAADKLTGRPQIDPAQPFAARPPHAEPRAKNVLMIFCSGACSQLDTFDYKPELIKRHGQPMPGGEKLVTFQGGQGNLTKSPWEFKPRGESGKMVSELVPMLGELADEMCFIHSLTGKTSTHGPGENFMSTGFTLDGFPSMGAWVTWALGTETQDLPAYVAIPDPRGTPQSSVNNWGPGFLPAAFQGTDFNASQPLRNLQRPAHVDGTTDVRTREFLQQLNRRHLQQYPGDSELSARIASYELAARMQLSVPEVSDLTTESAATVKMYGADDSENPLKAAYAKNCILARRLVERGVRFVQIFNGAYQTGGEGVSNWDGHKHLQAQYSKHGPVLDQPTAALLRDLKQRGLLKDTLVVWCTEFGRMPTFQAGASGRDHNPKGFTAWLAGAGVKAPFTYGATDEFGYQAVEDVATVYDFHATILHILGLDHERLTYYHNGIERRLTDVHGHVLKPILS, encoded by the coding sequence ATGACCAAATTGAACCGACGAAAATTGTTGCTCAACGGCGCCGGAGGTTTGGGCGGCATTGCGCTGGCCAGCATGCTGCACGATCAAGGGTTGCTAGCCGCCGATAAATTGACGGGCCGTCCGCAGATCGATCCCGCCCAGCCCTTCGCCGCGCGGCCGCCGCACGCCGAACCGCGAGCCAAAAACGTCCTGATGATCTTCTGCTCGGGTGCGTGCAGCCAGTTGGATACGTTCGACTACAAACCCGAACTGATCAAACGTCATGGCCAGCCCATGCCCGGCGGCGAAAAGCTGGTCACCTTCCAAGGCGGCCAGGGAAACCTCACCAAAAGTCCCTGGGAGTTTAAACCGCGCGGTGAGTCCGGCAAAATGGTCTCGGAACTGGTGCCGATGCTGGGTGAGTTGGCCGACGAGATGTGTTTTATTCACTCCCTGACCGGCAAGACCAGCACGCACGGCCCCGGCGAAAATTTCATGTCCACCGGATTTACGCTGGATGGCTTTCCCAGCATGGGCGCTTGGGTGACGTGGGCGCTGGGCACCGAAACCCAGGACTTGCCGGCGTACGTGGCGATTCCCGATCCGCGTGGGACCCCGCAATCGAGTGTGAATAACTGGGGGCCTGGGTTCCTGCCCGCCGCCTTCCAGGGCACCGACTTTAACGCCAGCCAGCCGCTCCGCAATTTGCAGCGGCCCGCCCACGTGGATGGCACCACCGACGTGCGGACCCGCGAGTTTCTGCAACAGCTGAATCGTCGGCATCTGCAGCAGTATCCCGGCGACAGTGAATTGTCGGCTCGCATCGCCAGCTACGAATTGGCGGCTCGGATGCAATTAAGCGTTCCGGAGGTAAGTGACTTGACGACCGAGTCCGCGGCGACTGTCAAAATGTATGGGGCCGACGACAGCGAAAATCCGCTCAAAGCCGCTTATGCCAAGAACTGCATCCTGGCTCGTCGCCTGGTCGAACGCGGCGTGCGATTTGTGCAGATCTTCAACGGGGCTTATCAAACCGGCGGGGAAGGCGTTAGCAACTGGGATGGGCACAAACATTTGCAGGCCCAGTACAGCAAACACGGGCCGGTGCTGGACCAGCCCACCGCCGCGCTGCTGCGTGACCTGAAGCAGCGGGGACTGTTAAAAGATACGTTGGTGGTGTGGTGTACCGAGTTCGGACGGATGCCCACGTTCCAGGCCGGTGCCAGCGGACGCGACCATAATCCCAAAGGTTTTACGGCCTGGCTGGCCGGCGCGGGAGTGAAAGCCCCGTTTACCTATGGGGCCACCGACGAGTTTGGGTATCAGGCGGTGGAAGACGTGGCCACGGTATACGACTTCCACGCCACGATCCTGCACATCCTGGGGCTCGATCACGAACGTCTGACCTATTACCACAACGGCATCGAACGCCGCTTAACCGACGTCCACGGCCACGTCCTCAAACCGATCCTCTCGTAG
- a CDS encoding DUF1573 domain-containing protein: MKIFLALLVVAVIAGSAIGYTSTVRRYSWTDEKFGYFTKGGDLQPKDLLAHMRSLQQEGLAKVEVVGGAEFDFGSMLREADGEHDFVIKNVGDGPLELSVLRTTCKCTLGELADSSLEPGESTVVHMAWSAKTSGARFQQTATISTTDPYNGELELRIVGDVVDRLTARPSSWNVGEISSTAAIEKTCTIYSRIEYDIQFKENRWLAKIAGADVDLDVQPVPVDTETALRYPDTRQAFQATLKVSPGMETGLFSHTAIVEFEPVEAKHASEKKSGELSTLIKFEGRVVDDLSLSGGSRLAGRSRDQYIYTLPPVAAGEGTSSDLLVLLRGPHRDDTKLSIGEVQPAEVLAAELGDPKVKENLVMHVLKLRVREDAPVMQRDGNQKDDYGTVWIKSDNEEVAPLRLRVKFNVHDGR; this comes from the coding sequence GTGAAAATTTTTCTAGCCCTATTGGTCGTCGCCGTCATCGCGGGCAGCGCAATCGGGTACACGAGTACCGTTCGCCGATACAGCTGGACGGACGAGAAGTTTGGCTATTTCACCAAAGGTGGGGATCTGCAGCCCAAGGATCTGCTGGCCCACATGCGGTCGCTGCAGCAGGAAGGGCTGGCCAAGGTGGAAGTGGTGGGCGGTGCGGAATTCGATTTCGGCTCGATGCTCCGCGAGGCGGACGGGGAGCATGACTTCGTCATCAAAAATGTCGGCGACGGCCCGCTGGAGCTGTCCGTGCTGAGAACGACCTGCAAATGCACGCTGGGCGAACTGGCCGATTCCAGTTTGGAGCCGGGAGAGTCAACCGTGGTCCATATGGCTTGGTCCGCCAAGACGTCCGGAGCTCGGTTCCAACAAACCGCCACCATCTCGACCACCGATCCCTACAACGGTGAGTTGGAGTTGCGGATCGTCGGTGATGTCGTCGATCGCTTGACGGCCCGTCCGAGCAGCTGGAATGTCGGCGAAATCAGCTCCACCGCGGCGATTGAGAAGACCTGTACGATCTACAGCCGGATCGAATACGACATTCAGTTCAAGGAAAACCGTTGGCTGGCAAAAATCGCCGGAGCCGACGTGGATTTGGATGTTCAACCCGTCCCGGTCGATACGGAAACGGCGCTGCGGTATCCGGATACCCGGCAAGCGTTTCAGGCCACGCTGAAAGTTTCTCCGGGCATGGAGACCGGATTGTTCAGCCACACGGCGATCGTGGAATTTGAGCCTGTCGAGGCCAAGCACGCCAGCGAAAAAAAATCCGGCGAGCTGAGCACGTTGATCAAGTTTGAGGGGCGGGTCGTCGACGACTTGAGTCTGAGTGGAGGCTCGCGATTGGCCGGCCGCAGCCGTGATCAATATATCTACACCCTGCCTCCGGTCGCCGCCGGCGAGGGGACAAGCAGTGATTTGTTGGTCTTGCTACGCGGCCCCCACCGCGACGATACCAAGCTGAGCATTGGCGAGGTGCAGCCGGCCGAGGTGTTGGCCGCAGAGTTGGGCGACCCCAAAGTCAAAGAAAATTTGGTGATGCATGTGCTGAAGCTGAGGGTCCGTGAGGACGCGCCGGTGATGCAAAGGGACGGGAATCAAAAAGACGACTATGGCACTGTCTGGATTAAGTCCGATAATGAGGAAGTCGCCCCGCTGAGACTGCGGGTAAAATTTAACGTTCATGATGGTCGTTAG
- a CDS encoding DUF1553 domain-containing protein: MNPSLRICSFFIGCTLAAACLAAAETDFQRDVLPIFQEHCIDCHGTDLAESNLSLESPLAALAGGDSGERVIVPGDAAGSYLIERVTTEDEDSRMPPDGDPLSDEQLAHLRAWVNNAPAWQSAAEQLADQTIDHWSFQPIRRPQVPTTVADDGVSDRNPIDAFVRAKLSDAGLDMSAAADRRRLIRRLFLVMHGLPPTPHQVQAFVDDQRPDAWELLVDEVLDSPRYGERWAAHWLDLVRFGETHGFETNRERPNAWPFRDWVIDSLNDDKPFDEFVVQQIAGDAVGEGVGTGFLVAGPYDLVKGKNLELTLAQRQDELADIINTTGTAFLGLTIGCARCHNHKFDPISQTDYYAMQAVFAGVQHAERTLPPAPQTTRELEALTQQIRERRQSLKKFLRTAEDGLRAAVNAKRNVETFAPTRARFVRFTIHATNGGQPCIDELEIYAGQRNVALATAGAKATSSGDFTHPLHKLAQINDGRYGNPQSWICSQVSGGWVQIELPDELDIHEVVWGRDRESQYNDRVATNYQIDVSLDGQLWQPVASSQDRRSLGNDADDEPRYAFDTFPADVAQQGRTLYAELEQLNRRRDTLSEPKKVYAGTFQQPGPTHRLYRGEPGAQREQVAPAALQALSDLRLDADAPEQQRRLAIARWIVDPNNPLTARVIVNRLWQGHFGTGIVDTPSDFGANGTDPTHPQLLDWLASELVAGGWSLKRLHRSILLSDTWRQDSRPREDAMAVDAGSRLLWRFPPRRLEAEAIRDCMLSVTGKLDLRIGGPGFSAFEVEPENVRHYFPKSSYGPEDWRRMIYMTKVRQERDSVFGVFDCPDGSQVTPRRVSSTTPLQALNLLNSRFVMQQADFLVQRLNASEASRTEKIVRAYELCFARQPEPDEVESASQFIEQVGWQAFARAMLNTNEFVFVP; encoded by the coding sequence ATGAATCCATCGCTTCGCATCTGCAGTTTTTTTATTGGCTGTACCCTCGCAGCAGCTTGTTTAGCGGCTGCGGAGACCGACTTCCAACGCGACGTGCTGCCGATCTTTCAGGAACACTGCATCGACTGCCACGGCACCGATTTGGCCGAATCCAACCTGTCGCTGGAATCGCCTCTGGCGGCGCTGGCCGGCGGTGATTCGGGCGAACGGGTGATCGTGCCAGGCGATGCCGCAGGCAGTTATTTAATCGAACGGGTGACGACCGAGGATGAAGATTCGCGGATGCCGCCCGATGGCGATCCACTGTCAGACGAACAACTCGCCCACCTGCGGGCCTGGGTGAACAACGCGCCGGCTTGGCAGTCGGCTGCCGAGCAGTTGGCGGACCAGACGATCGATCACTGGTCGTTCCAGCCGATTCGCCGACCGCAGGTGCCAACGACCGTCGCCGACGACGGCGTCTCCGACCGCAATCCGATCGATGCCTTTGTGCGAGCCAAATTGAGCGACGCCGGGTTGGATATGTCCGCGGCGGCTGATCGACGCCGTTTGATCCGCCGGCTGTTTCTGGTCATGCACGGTCTGCCGCCCACGCCCCATCAGGTGCAAGCCTTTGTCGATGACCAGCGTCCCGACGCCTGGGAATTGCTGGTGGACGAAGTGCTGGACAGTCCTCGCTATGGCGAACGCTGGGCGGCGCATTGGCTGGACCTGGTGCGGTTCGGCGAGACGCACGGATTCGAAACCAATCGCGAACGTCCCAACGCGTGGCCCTTTCGCGACTGGGTGATCGATTCCCTTAACGACGACAAGCCGTTCGACGAATTTGTAGTGCAGCAGATCGCTGGGGACGCCGTCGGCGAGGGCGTGGGAACGGGATTCCTGGTCGCCGGCCCCTACGATTTGGTGAAGGGGAAGAACCTGGAGTTAACGCTGGCCCAGCGACAGGACGAACTGGCTGACATCATCAATACCACGGGCACCGCCTTCCTGGGATTGACCATTGGTTGTGCACGCTGCCACAACCACAAATTTGACCCGATCTCGCAAACCGACTACTACGCCATGCAAGCGGTGTTCGCCGGTGTCCAACACGCCGAGCGAACGCTGCCGCCGGCGCCGCAAACCACCCGCGAACTCGAGGCCTTAACCCAGCAGATCCGCGAACGGCGACAGAGCCTGAAAAAATTCCTGCGAACCGCTGAGGATGGTTTGCGAGCGGCCGTGAATGCCAAACGCAATGTGGAAACCTTTGCTCCGACGCGAGCCCGGTTCGTACGGTTTACCATCCATGCCACCAACGGCGGCCAGCCCTGCATCGACGAATTGGAAATCTATGCCGGCCAGCGGAACGTAGCGCTCGCGACGGCCGGCGCCAAAGCGACGTCATCGGGCGACTTTACCCATCCCTTGCATAAACTGGCACAGATCAACGATGGTCGCTACGGCAACCCGCAGAGCTGGATCTGCAGCCAGGTTTCCGGCGGTTGGGTGCAGATCGAATTACCGGATGAGCTGGACATTCACGAAGTTGTCTGGGGGCGTGATCGCGAGTCCCAGTACAACGATCGCGTGGCAACCAACTACCAAATCGATGTTTCTTTGGATGGGCAACTGTGGCAACCGGTCGCCAGTTCGCAGGATCGCCGCAGCCTGGGAAACGACGCGGACGACGAACCACGGTATGCGTTTGATACTTTCCCCGCGGACGTGGCCCAGCAGGGGCGGACGCTGTATGCCGAACTGGAACAGCTGAATCGCCGACGCGACACGTTGTCGGAACCAAAAAAAGTGTATGCTGGGACCTTCCAGCAACCCGGACCGACGCACCGTCTGTATCGCGGGGAACCCGGTGCGCAGCGTGAACAGGTTGCCCCGGCAGCTCTGCAGGCGTTGAGCGATCTGCGGTTGGACGCCGATGCACCGGAGCAACAGCGACGGCTGGCGATCGCCCGCTGGATCGTCGATCCCAACAATCCTTTGACCGCTCGGGTGATCGTGAACCGTTTGTGGCAGGGGCATTTCGGTACCGGGATTGTGGATACGCCGAGCGATTTCGGAGCCAACGGGACCGATCCCACGCATCCCCAACTGTTGGATTGGTTGGCCAGCGAATTGGTCGCCGGCGGCTGGTCGCTGAAGCGTTTGCACCGCTCGATCTTGCTGTCCGACACTTGGCGCCAGGACAGCCGTCCCCGTGAAGATGCCATGGCCGTCGATGCCGGCTCGCGGTTGCTGTGGCGGTTCCCACCACGGCGTTTGGAAGCCGAAGCGATTCGAGATTGCATGTTGTCGGTGACCGGCAAGCTGGATTTGCGCATCGGTGGACCCGGGTTCAGCGCCTTTGAAGTCGAACCGGAAAACGTCCGTCATTACTTTCCCAAGTCGAGTTACGGTCCGGAAGATTGGCGGCGGATGATCTATATGACCAAAGTCCGCCAGGAACGCGATTCGGTGTTTGGCGTCTTTGATTGTCCCGATGGCAGCCAGGTGACGCCTCGTCGGGTCAGCAGTACCACTCCGCTGCAAGCCTTGAATCTGTTGAACAGCCGGTTTGTGATGCAGCAGGCTGATTTTCTGGTCCAGCGGCTCAACGCTTCGGAAGCCTCGCGGACGGAGAAAATTGTGCGAGCCTACGAGCTGTGTTTCGCTCGCCAACCGGAACCCGATGAGGTCGAGAGCGCGTCGCAGTTTATTGAACAAGTCGGTTGGCAGGCGTTTGCCAGAGCGATGTTAAACACCAACGAATTCGTCTTTGTGCCATAA
- a CDS encoding alpha/beta hydrolase, protein MNTNPLRRSAGLMRLALILTTTIAASCVDLAGLTAAPPQSAAKPPQPDRRVTYSTAKNSQGEAVSLQLHMFLPENWQAEDQRPAAVFFFGGGWNGGTPAQFYPFCEQLAARGMVCASAEYRVKSRDGTPPTACVEDGRAAVAFLREHAEQWGIDPNRIAAGGGSAGGHVAAATGILPSDNATTRPNLLLLYNPVIDTSDKGYGRKQLGVDWQALSPLHHVAAEQPPTLICHGTADTTTPYAGVVAFRKAMTAAGNVCTVVPFAGRKHGFFNSPTFRRSLDGKDYAATMKATVEFLTAQNWLPVGKE, encoded by the coding sequence ATGAATACCAATCCCCTCCGCCGATCGGCCGGCCTGATGCGGCTGGCCCTTATCCTGACCACGACCATTGCCGCCAGCTGCGTCGATCTAGCCGGGCTCACCGCTGCCCCGCCCCAGTCGGCCGCCAAGCCGCCGCAACCGGACCGGCGAGTGACTTACAGCACCGCGAAAAACAGTCAAGGCGAAGCGGTTTCGCTGCAACTGCACATGTTCCTGCCGGAAAACTGGCAGGCTGAAGACCAACGCCCCGCCGCGGTGTTTTTCTTCGGCGGTGGCTGGAACGGCGGCACGCCCGCACAGTTCTACCCCTTCTGCGAACAACTGGCCGCCCGTGGGATGGTCTGCGCGTCGGCGGAATACCGCGTGAAAAGCCGCGATGGAACGCCGCCCACCGCTTGCGTGGAAGATGGCCGCGCGGCGGTTGCGTTCCTAAGAGAACACGCCGAGCAGTGGGGCATCGACCCCAACCGGATTGCGGCCGGCGGCGGTTCGGCGGGCGGGCACGTTGCCGCGGCCACCGGCATTCTGCCCAGCGACAATGCCACCACGAGGCCGAACTTGTTGCTGCTGTACAACCCCGTGATCGATACTTCCGACAAAGGCTACGGCCGCAAACAGCTGGGCGTCGACTGGCAAGCCCTGTCGCCGCTGCACCACGTCGCCGCTGAGCAACCGCCTACGTTGATCTGCCACGGCACGGCCGACACGACGACGCCTTACGCCGGAGTGGTGGCGTTTCGCAAAGCCATGACCGCCGCCGGAAACGTCTGCACCGTGGTCCCCTTCGCGGGCCGCAAACACGGCTTCTTCAACAGCCCCACCTTCCGGCGATCACTCGACGGCAAAGACTACGCGGCGACGATGAAAGCCACCGTTGAATTCCTCACCGCGCAAAACTGGTTGCCGGTTGGCAAAGAGTGA
- a CDS encoding MraY family glycosyltransferase — translation MELSPIWLLVLATFVPAAMLSCAMLYPVRRGAERLGLLDRPGHRKVHTQPTPLGGGIGIWFAVVTTFALGTLAVGVCRMTPSLAAYLPPSIAESLDAIWARTGELWGVLAAATALAVLGLIDDRRGLSPWIRLAVQILVAAAVVFGLGFSLTAFIPVPWLTKCLSVLWIVALINSFNMLDNMDALSGGVAAIVAAMLSVVMLSTPDPESGQPQMLVAAMLLVVSGSLVGFLWHNRPPARIFMGDSGSYLVGFLVAVATLLATYAGYQEQARPHAVFAPLCVMAVPLYDMTTVLWIRIREGRSPFEGDKSHFSHRLVDLGLSKVQAVLTIHLLTLTCGLAAVLLSFVTLPGALLVAGIVLCMLTLIVILESTGWRKDEP, via the coding sequence ATGGAGCTGTCGCCGATTTGGTTGTTGGTGTTGGCCACGTTTGTGCCGGCGGCGATGCTGTCATGCGCGATGTTGTATCCAGTTCGCCGAGGGGCGGAGCGGTTGGGATTGCTGGATCGCCCGGGCCATCGCAAGGTGCACACCCAACCGACCCCGCTGGGCGGTGGGATCGGGATCTGGTTTGCGGTGGTGACGACCTTTGCCCTGGGCACGTTGGCTGTGGGCGTCTGTCGGATGACGCCCTCGCTGGCCGCGTATTTGCCGCCCTCGATCGCTGAATCCCTGGATGCCATCTGGGCCCGCACGGGCGAGTTATGGGGAGTGTTGGCGGCGGCGACGGCGCTGGCCGTGTTGGGGTTGATCGACGATCGACGGGGGTTGTCGCCGTGGATACGTTTGGCGGTTCAAATTCTGGTGGCCGCCGCGGTGGTATTCGGTTTAGGGTTCAGCTTGACCGCCTTCATTCCCGTCCCCTGGCTGACCAAGTGCCTGTCCGTGTTATGGATCGTCGCGCTGATCAACTCCTTTAATATGCTCGACAATATGGACGCCCTGAGCGGCGGCGTGGCGGCGATCGTGGCCGCGATGTTGTCGGTGGTGATGTTGTCGACGCCGGATCCGGAATCGGGGCAACCCCAGATGTTGGTGGCTGCGATGTTGTTGGTGGTATCGGGATCGCTGGTCGGGTTTCTGTGGCACAACCGTCCGCCGGCACGGATTTTTATGGGCGATTCAGGCAGTTACCTGGTCGGTTTCTTGGTGGCCGTGGCCACCTTATTGGCGACCTACGCGGGCTATCAGGAACAGGCTCGACCGCACGCCGTGTTCGCGCCGCTGTGTGTGATGGCCGTGCCGCTGTACGACATGACCACGGTGTTATGGATTCGCATTCGCGAAGGCCGCAGTCCCTTTGAAGGCGACAAAAGTCATTTCTCTCATCGTCTGGTCGACTTGGGGTTGAGCAAGGTGCAAGCCGTGCTGACGATTCATTTGTTGACCCTGACCTGCGGCTTGGCGGCCGTGCTGTTGTCGTTTGTCACGCTGCCCGGGGCATTGTTGGTCGCTGGCATTGTGCTGTGTATGTTGACCTTGATCGTGATTCTGGAGTCCACTGGGTGGCGAAAAGACGAGCCGTAA